The following are from one region of the Ignavibacteriota bacterium genome:
- a CDS encoding FkbM family methyltransferase translates to MFRKIVNNLLVKSGYEIINKQKLPTTKILGLKSLNINTIIDVGANRGQFLGDYVKRFPVAQFFCFEPLTKEINELKKNSKKFKNKIVIVNSALGNMEGKTNFYQHKHTASSSVLSTTEDCVVLYPETSDQTNIEVKITTIDKYFGNILNEKHKNILLKLDVQGFELEVLKGAQKTLNMISACLLEINFTKLYNNQASFNGIYELFNKAGFKYAGAMEQNFNDEGRLVFSDILFIRENL, encoded by the coding sequence ATGTTCAGAAAAATAGTTAATAATTTATTAGTAAAGAGTGGTTACGAAATAATTAATAAGCAAAAACTCCCAACTACCAAAATTTTAGGTCTAAAAAGTTTAAATATCAACACGATAATAGATGTAGGAGCTAATCGTGGTCAATTTTTAGGCGATTATGTAAAACGTTTTCCGGTGGCACAATTCTTCTGCTTTGAACCATTAACTAAAGAAATTAATGAATTAAAAAAAAATTCAAAAAAATTTAAGAACAAAATTGTAATAGTGAATAGTGCATTAGGAAATATGGAGGGAAAGACAAACTTTTATCAGCATAAACACACCGCATCATCAAGTGTATTAAGTACCACGGAAGATTGCGTTGTATTATATCCAGAAACAAGTGATCAGACAAACATAGAAGTTAAAATAACAACGATAGATAAATACTTCGGAAATATTTTAAATGAAAAACATAAAAACATATTACTTAAACTAGATGTTCAAGGTTTTGAACTAGAAGTATTAAAGGGTGCACAAAAAACATTGAATATGATAAGTGCATGTCTGCTTGAAATAAATTTTACCAAGCTGTACAATAATCAGGCAAGTTTCAATGGAATATATGAACTGTTTAACAAAGCTGGCTTCAAGTATGCTGGTGCGATGGAACAAAATTTCAATGATGAGGGTAGACTAGTTTTTAGTGATATTTTATTCATTCGGGAAAATCTATAA
- a CDS encoding biotin/lipoyl-binding protein — protein MKKFKLKIKNKNYDVSIINVEDNIAEVEVNGEVYEVELDKKISQTKTPKLMRSVVSPSTESDSKLVKTSSPASPKGAGLIKSPLPGIILSINVKEGDVVKIGDKLLILEAMKMENNVNSDKEGKISAIKVKPRDSVLEGDVLIEIGG, from the coding sequence ATGAAAAAATTCAAATTAAAAATAAAAAATAAAAATTACGACGTATCAATCATCAATGTTGAAGATAACATTGCTGAAGTTGAAGTGAACGGAGAAGTATATGAGGTAGAACTTGACAAAAAAATATCTCAGACTAAAACACCGAAACTGATGCGCAGCGTAGTATCGCCATCAACAGAAAGCGATTCAAAATTAGTAAAGACAAGCTCACCTGCTTCACCAAAAGGAGCCGGGCTTATTAAATCACCGCTTCCCGGAATTATTCTTAGTATTAATGTTAAAGAAGGTGATGTAGTTAAAATTGGAGATAAGCTCCTGATTCTCGAAGCGATGAAAATGGAAAACAATGTAAATTCAGATAAGGAAGGAAAAATTTCAGCTATTAAAGTTAAACCCAGAGATTCAGTGCTTGAAGGTGATGTTTTAATTGAGATTGGAGGCTAA
- a CDS encoding polysaccharide biosynthesis tyrosine autokinase: protein MAEDQQEDYGVHQTNTFKDYIRLIRANWVPVVLITLVGLIVASIYAINAIDIYKSTATIKISRPQGGSVLTSPLLPEFQEWGNDRFIANEIEIMTSYTARRMVAVTLIDSFYRDLNKSHYFVLKDTKLTENESDNNVKSVDDLAIALSDVSIDQKRGLDIIELSAVSPSPYEAALIANVYAQQYKKLNLEQNRDQLTLVTNFLDEQRKEKYDELNAAEETLRDFQESGGLIALDERASTLISVLAQFEAQKSATQVDLMASNKVLENLRKELQAQNPRMADYLTSLTSQKYITAIQEEITKLEINKQVALSKKDGLTEDSPVILEYDRKINELRKELDKELGVLKAGIFASSPEEVKELTQKIIAEEVKNQSLQTSIKELDKIVEGYEARFMKLPKNTIELARLKRNSEALEKLYLMIEQRYQEALINEQSQPGNVLIIDEARVAQFPSKPNRKLIIIIGFLLGAGLAVGYVFVKNYFDDTVKSPDDIEHRNINVLAWIPHFDSSIAGDQTVQFIVDKLPDSIPSEAFRALRTRIQFSRINTESLKTILITSSAPQEGKTTIAVNLAGSFAHSKKKVLLIDCDLRKPSVHKLFEKEKVPGLIDYLVGSVKLEEVLMKSKIQNLSFISSGTIPPNPAEMLDSQEMRNFLKQLREKFDLIILDSPPIIAVTDSEILTSMVDGTLLVVSSESTEIDMMERSVELIRRENTQFLGTVLNNFSYKSGYGSYYKYYYYYSRPETKS, encoded by the coding sequence ATGGCAGAAGATCAGCAGGAAGATTACGGCGTTCATCAAACAAATACTTTTAAAGATTATATACGATTAATCAGGGCAAACTGGGTTCCGGTTGTACTTATTACGCTTGTCGGGCTGATAGTTGCTTCTATTTATGCAATTAATGCGATTGATATTTACAAATCTACTGCAACAATAAAAATATCAAGACCACAAGGTGGAAGCGTCTTAACTTCACCACTTCTGCCGGAGTTCCAGGAATGGGGGAATGATCGTTTCATTGCTAACGAAATTGAAATCATGACTTCTTATACTGCCAGAAGAATGGTCGCTGTTACTTTAATTGATAGTTTCTACAGGGACCTCAATAAATCTCATTACTTTGTGTTGAAGGATACTAAACTGACTGAGAACGAATCGGATAACAATGTTAAATCCGTTGATGATCTTGCAATTGCATTAAGTGATGTTTCAATTGATCAGAAAAGAGGATTAGATATTATTGAACTCAGCGCAGTTTCTCCCTCACCTTACGAAGCAGCATTAATCGCAAACGTATATGCACAGCAATATAAAAAATTGAATCTTGAGCAGAACAGAGATCAGTTGACGCTTGTAACAAACTTTCTTGATGAACAACGTAAAGAAAAGTATGATGAATTGAATGCCGCTGAAGAAACATTAAGAGATTTTCAGGAAAGCGGAGGTCTTATTGCTCTGGATGAAAGAGCTTCTACATTGATAAGCGTGCTTGCACAATTCGAAGCTCAGAAAAGCGCTACGCAGGTTGATCTGATGGCATCAAATAAAGTTTTGGAAAATTTGCGAAAAGAACTTCAGGCACAGAATCCCAGGATGGCTGATTATCTCACAAGCTTAACTTCTCAGAAATATATTACAGCAATTCAGGAAGAAATTACTAAGCTTGAAATAAATAAACAGGTCGCACTTTCAAAAAAGGATGGTTTAACTGAAGATTCACCTGTTATTCTGGAGTACGATAGAAAAATAAATGAGCTGAGAAAAGAACTTGATAAAGAACTTGGTGTATTGAAAGCTGGTATTTTTGCCAGCAGTCCTGAAGAAGTTAAAGAACTCACACAAAAAATAATCGCAGAAGAAGTTAAGAATCAATCCCTTCAGACGTCAATAAAAGAACTTGATAAAATAGTTGAAGGTTATGAAGCAAGATTCATGAAGCTTCCAAAAAATACTATTGAGCTTGCAAGATTGAAAAGAAATTCTGAAGCACTTGAGAAACTTTACCTGATGATTGAACAAAGATACCAGGAAGCATTAATCAATGAACAATCTCAGCCAGGTAATGTACTTATCATTGATGAAGCGAGAGTTGCACAATTTCCATCTAAACCAAACCGTAAGCTTATTATAATAATCGGATTTTTGCTCGGTGCCGGACTTGCAGTGGGATATGTTTTTGTGAAAAATTATTTTGATGATACCGTTAAGTCTCCGGATGATATTGAACACAGAAACATAAATGTACTGGCATGGATACCTCATTTTGATAGCAGTATTGCAGGAGATCAAACTGTACAATTTATTGTTGACAAACTTCCTGACTCAATTCCTAGTGAAGCATTCAGAGCATTGAGAACCAGAATACAATTTTCCCGAATAAACACAGAATCATTAAAAACAATTTTAATTACTTCTTCAGCGCCTCAGGAAGGAAAGACAACAATTGCTGTAAACCTTGCAGGAAGTTTCGCTCATTCAAAGAAAAAAGTGCTTTTGATTGATTGTGATCTGAGAAAACCATCTGTGCATAAATTATTTGAAAAAGAAAAAGTGCCCGGATTGATTGATTATCTTGTTGGCAGCGTAAAACTCGAAGAAGTTTTGATGAAATCCAAAATTCAGAATCTTAGTTTTATTTCGTCTGGTACGATTCCACCGAATCCTGCCGAGATGCTTGATTCGCAGGAGATGAGAAATTTCCTGAAACAGTTAAGAGAAAAATTTGATCTCATTATACTTGACTCACCACCGATTATTGCAGTTACTGACAGTGAAATACTCACAAGTATGGTTGATGGTACTCTTCTGGTAGTTTCATCTGAAAGTACTGAAATAGATATGATGGAACGTTCAGTTGAACTCATCAGACGCGAGAACACTCAATTCCTTGGAACAGTATTGAATAACTTCAGCTATAAATCGGGATATGGATCTTATTATAAGTATTACTACTATTATTCCCGACCGGAAACAAAATCATAG
- a CDS encoding glycosyltransferase, with protein MNYSKISIVTPSYNQEQFLERTILSVINQNYPNLEYIIIDGGSTDGSVDIIKKYQKYLAYWISERDSGQSEAINKGFQKATGEIYAYLNSDDILELNVLKRINEIFTTQKKLDLIYSNCKIIDENDHILRLSIALPFNLIEHLANIFAIPQPSTFWKREVFEKVGGFNTGNHTCMDSEFFAVAYKLGFNFKACDEIWSSFRIHNKSKTGAKTSYFIKSQLEDQNKYFLEIDVNFKNNFYNKILCYYLRLKYIPFKTLKFLKFFLNFYL; from the coding sequence ATGAATTACTCGAAAATCAGCATAGTTACTCCATCGTATAACCAAGAACAATTCCTGGAAAGGACAATACTTTCGGTCATTAATCAAAATTACCCAAATCTTGAATATATAATCATTGACGGCGGTTCAACAGACGGCAGTGTTGATATTATAAAAAAATATCAAAAGTATTTAGCATATTGGATTAGTGAAAGAGACAGCGGTCAGAGTGAAGCAATCAATAAAGGTTTTCAAAAAGCAACTGGTGAAATTTATGCCTATTTGAATTCTGATGATATTTTAGAATTAAATGTTTTGAAAAGAATTAATGAAATATTTACAACTCAAAAAAAGTTAGATCTAATTTATTCAAATTGTAAGATTATAGATGAAAATGATCATATATTAAGGTTAAGTATAGCATTGCCATTTAATCTGATAGAGCATCTTGCGAATATCTTTGCAATTCCTCAACCGAGTACATTCTGGAAACGTGAAGTATTTGAAAAGGTAGGCGGATTTAATACAGGAAATCATACTTGTATGGATAGCGAATTTTTTGCAGTGGCATACAAACTAGGTTTTAATTTTAAAGCTTGTGACGAAATCTGGTCTAGCTTTAGAATTCACAACAAATCGAAAACGGGTGCAAAAACATCTTATTTTATTAAATCACAATTAGAAGATCAAAATAAATACTTTTTAGAAATTGATGTAAATTTCAAAAATAATTTTTATAATAAAATTCTGTGTTATTATTTAAGGTTGAAGTATATTCCGTTCAAAACATTAAAGTTTCTGAAATTCTTTTTAAATTTTTACTTGTGA
- a CDS encoding oligosaccharide flippase family protein: protein MKSKIHINAISSLIQAIITSIIIFVSYKYLIARLGMEKLGVWSLIVASASILNIGNLGLSSTIVKYIAKYLVYDDHDKISSIIQTALITILIVSLFLLGLVYILANILLKAIVPENLMPLATKLLPYSLINIGIILQASIALSALDGIQKIYIRNILLISSSILFLSLIIIFVPMFDLLGVVYAQIAQSIFTLALSWYLLKRVFSFLPIIPYRWSKNTFFEIIGYSANLQLVTILQLLFEPVTKTLLTKFGGLTAVGYYEIANRFVLKVRELIVSVFQVLIPVYATHVEKNIENIKMIYSKSLNYILFIAMPVFSILLIILPIISLFLIGRFERLFYTFGFILIIAWFINILTVPAYHAYLGKGTLRWNVLGHFIILILNLAFSYTFGLMFGSLGTIIGWALALSIGSLLIFFNFNLEHKLSFNEIIIKENKKLFLVNSFAFISIILVNILFTHLIHDIFANAVFPLTFIVISFYFIWNHSIRRELSHSVKRLLSNEGIINF from the coding sequence TTGAAGTCTAAAATTCATATCAACGCAATTTCTTCTTTAATTCAAGCAATCATAACATCAATAATAATTTTTGTCTCCTATAAATATTTAATTGCAAGGCTCGGTATGGAGAAGCTGGGTGTTTGGTCACTTATTGTTGCTTCAGCGTCAATACTTAACATAGGGAATCTTGGTTTATCATCAACTATAGTTAAATACATTGCAAAGTATTTAGTTTATGATGACCATGATAAAATATCTTCTATTATCCAAACTGCTCTGATCACAATCTTAATTGTATCATTATTTTTATTAGGATTAGTCTATATTCTTGCAAATATTTTATTGAAAGCTATTGTTCCGGAAAACCTGATGCCTCTTGCAACGAAACTCTTACCTTATAGTTTAATTAATATTGGAATTATTTTACAAGCTAGTATTGCATTATCAGCATTGGACGGAATACAAAAAATTTATATTAGGAATATATTATTAATCAGTTCATCAATTTTATTTTTATCATTAATTATAATCTTCGTACCTATGTTCGATCTGTTAGGCGTTGTTTATGCCCAGATTGCCCAATCAATATTTACATTGGCATTAAGCTGGTATTTATTAAAAAGAGTTTTTTCTTTTTTACCAATAATACCCTACAGATGGAGCAAAAATACTTTTTTTGAAATAATCGGTTACAGTGCAAATCTACAATTAGTTACGATACTTCAATTGCTTTTTGAACCAGTTACAAAAACCTTATTAACAAAATTCGGAGGCCTGACTGCGGTCGGTTATTATGAAATAGCAAATCGTTTTGTATTGAAGGTAAGAGAATTGATTGTTTCTGTTTTTCAGGTACTTATCCCAGTTTATGCAACTCACGTTGAGAAGAATATTGAAAATATTAAGATGATTTATTCCAAATCATTAAACTATATACTATTCATTGCAATGCCTGTATTTTCAATATTATTAATTATTCTCCCTATAATTTCACTTTTTCTTATAGGTAGATTTGAGCGTTTATTTTATACATTCGGTTTTATTCTGATTATAGCCTGGTTTATTAATATTTTAACAGTCCCAGCTTATCATGCTTACCTTGGGAAAGGTACTCTGCGGTGGAATGTATTAGGGCACTTTATTATCTTGATTTTAAATTTGGCATTTAGTTACACTTTTGGTTTAATGTTTGGCAGTTTAGGTACTATTATAGGATGGGCATTGGCACTTAGTATAGGCAGCTTATTAATTTTTTTCAATTTCAATCTTGAACACAAATTGAGTTTTAATGAAATAATTATTAAAGAAAATAAAAAATTATTTCTTGTAAACAGTTTTGCATTCATATCTATTATTTTAGTAAATATTTTATTCACCCATTTGATTCATGATATATTTGCAAATGCAGTATTTCCTTTAACATTCATTGTGATATCTTTTTATTTTATTTGGAATCATTCGATAAGACGGGAATTATCTCATTCAGTTAAACGGCTGCTTTCCAATGAAGGAATTATTAATTTTTGA
- a CDS encoding FkbM family methyltransferase — translation MDNNQKANLIKKIILTSNRNNTNRLKGWIYNFHKIVYYKSLEFLKKTSEFKVKTFWNRDINIILPESVSVSIWRNGFVESDVTIYLLNYLNKGDTFIDIGAHFGFYTLLAADIVGPKGQVLAFEPTISTFNQLSKNVSNSKNDNIRIYNLAASNSNTEMEFNDFGIINSAFNSFFENRGDKYFEGKKIIVNAVIVDDFIKENFSKSKISAIKIDAESAEFQVLSGLINVINKDHPIIILEVGDYSISGTKKSKELIELVESFDYQSFELDKKSFNIMPYIKKNIERYSNILFIPN, via the coding sequence ATGGATAACAATCAAAAAGCAAATCTCATAAAAAAAATAATACTTACATCCAACAGAAATAATACAAATAGATTAAAAGGTTGGATTTATAATTTTCATAAAATTGTATATTATAAATCTTTGGAGTTCCTCAAAAAAACTTCTGAATTCAAAGTAAAAACATTTTGGAACCGTGATATAAATATAATTCTACCCGAGAGTGTTTCAGTAAGTATATGGCGAAACGGCTTTGTGGAGAGTGATGTAACGATTTATCTACTAAACTATTTAAATAAAGGAGACACATTTATTGATATCGGTGCACATTTTGGGTTTTATACATTACTTGCTGCAGATATTGTTGGACCAAAAGGACAAGTATTGGCATTTGAACCAACAATTTCAACATTCAATCAATTATCAAAGAACGTCTCTAATTCCAAGAATGATAATATTAGAATTTATAATTTGGCTGCCTCTAATTCAAATACAGAAATGGAATTCAATGATTTTGGGATAATAAATTCAGCGTTTAATTCATTTTTTGAGAATAGAGGAGATAAATATTTTGAGGGTAAAAAGATAATAGTAAATGCAGTTATAGTTGATGATTTCATCAAGGAAAATTTTAGTAAAAGTAAAATTAGTGCTATTAAAATTGATGCTGAATCTGCTGAGTTTCAAGTATTGAGTGGATTAATAAATGTAATCAATAAAGATCACCCGATAATAATTCTTGAAGTCGGTGACTATTCGATAAGCGGAACTAAAAAATCCAAAGAATTGATAGAACTGGTAGAAAGCTTCGATTATCAGAGCTTTGAACTTGACAAAAAGTCTTTTAATATAATGCCCTATATCAAGAAAAATATTGAAAGGTATAGCAACATATTATTCATTCCGAATTAG
- a CDS encoding TerC/Alx family metal homeostasis membrane protein, whose translation MDIHTILWIVFICLFILVFTIDMYVTDHRKGKIKVRTALTWTAVWITTALLFSSAIYLYYPEGKTRAFEFITGYLIEYSLSVDNLFVFILIFTMMGIKEKNQPRILKWGIIGAVVLRILFIVAGVELIKAFHFMIYLLGAVLVFTAIKMFASKEEEIHPDHNLFVKIAKKLFKIKTDVGSDHFFIKENGQLYATVAFITVVLLESTDLVFAVDSIPAVLAITQDSFIAITSNLFAILGLRSLFFALAGILNLFRYLKFGISFILLFIGVKMLISGWIVISVQTSLIVILATLVTSILASVIIKEEEETDHHAFHEHPPKEIKEEILK comes from the coding sequence ATGGATATACATACGATATTATGGATAGTATTTATATGTCTGTTTATTCTTGTTTTCACAATCGATATGTATGTAACAGATCATCGAAAAGGAAAAATAAAAGTCAGAACTGCTCTAACCTGGACGGCAGTATGGATAACCACTGCTTTACTTTTCAGCAGCGCTATTTACTTGTATTATCCTGAAGGCAAAACCAGAGCATTTGAATTCATCACCGGCTACCTGATTGAGTATTCGTTATCGGTTGATAATCTTTTTGTTTTCATTTTGATTTTTACGATGATGGGAATAAAAGAGAAAAATCAACCAAGAATTCTGAAATGGGGTATTATTGGTGCAGTTGTGCTGAGAATTTTATTTATCGTCGCTGGCGTAGAGTTGATTAAAGCTTTCCATTTTATGATCTACCTGCTCGGTGCTGTTCTTGTGTTTACAGCTATAAAAATGTTCGCATCAAAAGAAGAAGAGATACACCCTGACCACAATTTATTTGTAAAAATCGCAAAAAAACTTTTCAAGATTAAAACTGATGTTGGTAGTGATCATTTTTTTATAAAAGAAAACGGACAGCTTTATGCTACTGTAGCTTTTATAACTGTTGTTTTGCTTGAATCTACTGATTTAGTTTTTGCGGTTGATTCAATCCCAGCAGTTCTCGCAATAACACAGGACTCGTTCATCGCAATAACATCAAACCTTTTCGCAATACTTGGTTTGCGTTCATTATTCTTTGCGCTTGCAGGAATTCTGAATTTATTCCGCTATCTGAAATTTGGGATATCTTTCATCCTGCTTTTTATTGGTGTTAAAATGCTTATATCAGGATGGATAGTTATTAGCGTGCAAACTTCTTTAATTGTTATACTTGCAACACTCGTTACATCGATACTTGCATCTGTAATCATTAAAGAAGAAGAAGAAACTGATCATCATGCTTTCCATGAGCACCCTCCAAAAGAAATTAAGGAAGAGATACTCAAGTAG
- the asnB gene encoding asparagine synthase (glutamine-hydrolyzing), whose translation MCGIFGVINFNGQHVDKEKVLSARDILAHRGPDDSGLYLSSYNHTSIQSCVALAHRRLSIIDLSPSAHQPMTTEDGRFTIVFNGEIFNYEELREPISSKQLAVSQNQFRTNSDTAVILKLYAMEGSDCLKRLRGMFAFAIWDDKEKKLFTARDRFGIKPFYYLHNDNEFIFSSELKAIKKYKNGLTLSMEGMDAFLKTGSVPAPLTIYEETTALLPGNYIEVRNHPSTPLRVTEKQYWSFFDLLTSNDSHTERSRSMAPDNFVNLTSQVIRRRSNLNYDDETKKIIRNSLLDSIKAHMVSDVEVGAFLSGGIDSTAIVSLMRQTGHDKIKTISVTFPGHQLDESKYSNLAAKKYETNHFEYRLQEDELINDFEKIIEAMDQPTIDGINTYFVSKAAASFGLKVVLSGLGGDELFGGYPSFINIPKYQRIKSLPFSRSLMKIAGTVLKGKIPAKAIEYFKNPNSPNAEYRMIRGLCTDNELRALRWLSEGQTSNGKWQMENALQPMTNAQFTNDPMTKDYFSQIVIASEAKQSLSPLQYISYLESCNYMRNQLLRDSDAFSMTHSLELRVPFVDHLLYANVLPYLDNGFDKSFPKKMLVDAVSDLPAEIVHRPKQGFTFPFADWIKKGKMKDSINDSLNSSKMKNYFNPQSLLNLNNEFQKNKIHWSRVWAMYVLSRF comes from the coding sequence ATGTGCGGAATATTTGGTGTAATTAATTTTAACGGACAGCATGTAGATAAAGAAAAAGTTTTATCTGCAAGGGATATTCTTGCTCATCGCGGACCAGATGATTCCGGATTATATTTATCATCATACAATCATACATCCATACAATCATGCGTCGCTCTCGCTCACCGCCGTCTCTCAATCATCGATCTCTCCCCTTCTGCTCATCAGCCAATGACAACTGAAGATGGAAGGTTTACGATAGTATTCAATGGAGAAATATTTAACTACGAGGAGTTGCGTGAACCTATAAGCAGTAAGCAGTTAGCTGTAAGCCAGAATCAATTTAGGACAAATAGCGATACAGCGGTAATTCTTAAGTTATATGCGATGGAGGGATCTGATTGTTTGAAAAGGCTTCGCGGAATGTTTGCTTTTGCTATCTGGGATGATAAAGAGAAAAAACTTTTTACTGCAAGGGATCGTTTCGGAATAAAACCTTTTTACTATTTACATAATGATAATGAATTTATTTTTTCTTCTGAGTTAAAAGCAATTAAGAAATACAAGAATGGATTAACTCTTTCGATGGAAGGAATGGATGCATTTTTGAAAACCGGCTCTGTTCCTGCACCGCTAACTATTTATGAAGAAACGACAGCATTGCTTCCGGGAAATTATATAGAAGTTAGGAATCACCCTTCGACTCCGCTCAGGGTGACGGAGAAACAATACTGGTCATTCTTTGATTTACTAACTTCAAATGACAGTCATACTGAGCGAAGTCGAAGTATGGCGCCTGATAATTTTGTTAACCTGACTTCACAAGTTATAAGACGACGAAGCAATCTAAATTACGATGACGAAACAAAAAAAATAATTCGTAATTCACTACTCGATTCTATTAAAGCTCATATGGTTTCTGATGTTGAAGTAGGTGCATTTCTTTCAGGTGGAATTGATTCAACCGCAATTGTTTCTTTGATGAGACAAACTGGGCACGATAAAATAAAGACAATCTCTGTTACATTTCCCGGACATCAACTCGACGAATCAAAATACTCAAATCTTGCAGCGAAGAAATATGAAACAAATCATTTTGAGTACCGATTACAGGAAGATGAACTTATCAATGACTTCGAAAAAATTATAGAAGCAATGGATCAACCAACAATTGACGGCATTAACACTTACTTTGTTTCAAAAGCTGCTGCATCATTCGGACTGAAGGTTGTTCTTTCAGGACTTGGCGGTGATGAACTATTCGGCGGTTATCCGTCGTTCATCAATATTCCCAAATACCAGAGAATTAAATCATTGCCATTCTCCAGATCATTAATGAAAATTGCGGGAACAGTTTTAAAAGGAAAAATTCCGGCAAAAGCAATTGAGTATTTCAAAAATCCAAATTCACCAAATGCAGAATACAGGATGATAAGAGGGCTCTGCACTGACAATGAATTACGAGCTTTGAGGTGGCTTAGCGAAGGTCAAACGTCAAATGGAAAATGGCAGATGGAAAATGCTTTACAACCAATGACTAATGCCCAATTTACCAATGACCCAATGACCAAAGACTACTTCTCCCAAATTGTCATTGCGAGCGAAGCGAAGCAATCTCTCTCACCATTGCAATATATTTCCTATCTCGAGTCTTGCAATTATATGCGTAACCAACTCCTGCGCGATTCCGATGCATTCAGTATGACACACTCACTTGAATTAAGAGTTCCGTTTGTTGATCATTTACTTTATGCAAATGTACTTCCCTATCTTGATAATGGATTCGATAAATCATTTCCAAAAAAAATGTTAGTTGATGCAGTCAGTGATCTTCCAGCCGAAATAGTTCACAGACCAAAACAGGGCTTTACATTTCCATTTGCTGATTGGATCAAGAAAGGAAAAATGAAGGATTCGATTAATGATTCTTTAAACAGCAGTAAAATGAAAAATTATTTTAATCCTCAATCCTTATTAAATTTGAATAATGAATTTCAGAAAAATAAAATACATTGGTCGAGAGTGTGGGCTATGTATGTACTATCCCGTTTTTAA
- a CDS encoding sodium ion-translocating decarboxylase subunit beta: MEGLFVGLASITWQQLVMIAVGSILIYLAIAKEYEPTLLLPIGFGAILVNIPFSAAITQVTNGEEVEGALTTFFNFGILTEIFPLLIFIAIGAMIDFSPLFKNPKLLMFGAAAQFGIFFTMAAATLFGFSLKQAASIGIIGAADGPTSIYVATRFAKDLLGPISVAAYSYMALVPIIQPPVIKLLTTKHERRIRMESHAHSVSKVALVLFPIIVTVVAGLVAPTSVALIGFLMFGNLVRECGVLNKLSLAAQNELASIVTLLLGITIAATMTADRFLQPSTLIIIGLGLVAFIFDTAGGVLFAKFLNLFMKKKINPMIGAAGISAFPMSARVIHNLGQEEDQFNFLLMHAVSANVSGQIGSVIAGGLILSLVI, encoded by the coding sequence ATGGAAGGTCTTTTCGTAGGACTTGCATCAATAACATGGCAGCAGCTTGTTATGATTGCAGTCGGATCAATTTTAATTTATCTGGCAATCGCCAAAGAGTATGAACCAACTTTATTATTACCGATAGGATTCGGAGCGATATTAGTTAATATTCCTTTCTCAGCAGCAATTACTCAGGTTACAAACGGTGAAGAGGTCGAAGGCGCCCTGACCACTTTTTTTAATTTTGGAATTTTAACTGAAATTTTTCCATTGCTGATTTTTATTGCGATCGGTGCAATGATAGATTTCTCACCGTTGTTTAAAAATCCAAAACTATTAATGTTCGGTGCGGCTGCGCAGTTTGGTATCTTTTTTACTATGGCAGCAGCAACTTTGTTTGGATTTAGTTTAAAGCAAGCAGCTTCAATTGGTATCATTGGTGCTGCAGATGGACCAACATCAATTTATGTGGCTACCAGATTTGCAAAAGATCTGCTAGGTCCGATTTCTGTTGCGGCTTATTCTTATATGGCTTTGGTACCGATAATTCAACCACCGGTAATTAAGCTTTTAACAACTAAGCATGAAAGAAGAATAAGAATGGAAAGTCATGCTCACAGTGTGTCAAAAGTTGCACTGGTTCTCTTCCCGATTATTGTTACAGTTGTTGCGGGATTAGTTGCACCAACTTCAGTTGCACTTATTGGGTTTTTGATGTTTGGTAATCTTGTTCGAGAATGTGGTGTTTTGAATAAACTGTCGCTTGCAGCTCAAAATGAATTAGCATCGATAGTAACATTATTGCTGGGAATTACAATTGCAGCAACAATGACAGCAGACAGATTCCTCCAGCCTTCAACACTTATCATAATCGGATTAGGACTTGTAGCATTTATTTTTGATACTGCAGGTGGTGTTTTATTTGCCAAATTTCTGAATCTATTTATGAAGAAGAAAATCAATCCGATGATTGGTGCTGCAGGTATTTCTGCATTCCCGATGTCTGCAAGAGTAATTCATAATCTTGGTCAGGAAGAGGACCAATTTAATTTTCTTTTGATGCATGCTGTCAGTGCAAATGTAAGCGGTCAAATCGGGTCTGTTATTGCAGGCGGTTTAATTTTATCATTAGTTATTTAA